One Clarias gariepinus isolate MV-2021 ecotype Netherlands chromosome 5, CGAR_prim_01v2, whole genome shotgun sequence genomic region harbors:
- the naxd gene encoding ATP-dependent (S)-NAD(P)H-hydrate dehydratase isoform X3 has product MSVLLKRAFIRFAASLQSWPIVIERTYSLGGVAHRSMDILPLVKNIVPPLTSKKHKGQDGRIGIIGGCQEYTGAPYFAAISALKIGADLSHVFCTKDAATVIKSYSPELIVHPVLDSPNAVEEIEKWLPRLHCLVVGPGLGREDKLLNNAKEVIEKSKSRGIPIVIDADGLWLVSKEPSVIQGYQRAILTPNFMEFTRLYEAMHHQTLDSTDLRVTAQQLSIALGNVTLLLKGEEDIITDGNQVLTCSQEGSGRRCGGQGDLLSGSLGVFSHWAFSSSLNATEGMNPTLVAAFGASSLTRQCNNQAFHKYGRATTTSDMIQEICAAFKKLFET; this is encoded by the exons ATGTCGGTGCTGCTTAAACGTGCATTCATCCGTTTTGCTGCATCGCTTCAAAGTTGGCCCATTG TTATTGAGCGGACATATTCCCTGGGCGGAGTCGCACACAGAAGCATGGACATCCTGCCATTGGTTAAAAATATAGTTCCTCCCCTGACGTCTAAAAAGCACAAGGGACAAGATGGTCGCATAGGAATCATTGGAGGATGTCAAGA GTACACTGGAGCACCTTACTTTGCTGCCATTTCTGCACTGAAAATA ggTGCAGATCTTTCCCACGTGTTCTGCACCAAAGATGCTGCCACTGTGATTAAATCTTACAGCCCTGAGCTCATAGTTCACCCTGTGCT AGACAGTCCCAACGCTGTGGAGGAAATAGAGAAATGGTTGCCAAGACTCCACTGTTTGGTCGTGGGGCCAGGCTTGGGCAGGGAAGACAAGCTCCTTAATAATGCAAAG GAGGTAATTGAAAAATCAAAATCAAGAGGAATTCCAATAGTCATTGATGCA GACGGACTTTGGTTAGTTTCCAAAGAACCATCAGTCATTCAAGGTTATCAGAGAGCAATCCTAACACCCAACTTTATGGAGTTTACACGTCTCTATGAAGCAATG CACCATCAGACTTTGGACAGCACTGACCTTAGGGTCACTGCGCAGCAGCTGAGCATCGCACTGGGTAACGTGACTCTGCTTTTGAAAGGAGAGGAGGACATAATCACTGACGGCAACCAGG TGCTAACATGCAGTCAAGAGGGAAGTGGCCGTCGCTGTGGTGGACAGGGAGATCTGCTGTCTGGTTCTTTAGGAGTCTTTTCCCATTGGGCTTTCAGCTCATCTCTAAATGCAACTGAAGG TATGAATCCTACACTGGTAGCTGCTTTTGGCGCTTCCTCCCTAACCAGGCAGTGTAACAATCAAGCCTTTCACAAGTACGGCCGTGCCACCACCACCTCGGACATGATCCAGGAGATTTGTGCCGCCTTCAAGAAGCTTTTTGAAACCTGA
- the naxd gene encoding ATP-dependent (S)-NAD(P)H-hydrate dehydratase isoform X2, translated as MEAKLLLRLLTVAFCFAVTLLYEKVIERTYSLGGVAHRSMDILPLVKNIVPPLTSKKHKGQDGRIGIIGGCQEYTGAPYFAAISALKIGADLSHVFCTKDAATVIKSYSPELIVHPVLDSPNAVEEIEKWLPRLHCLVVGPGLGREDKLLNNAKEVIEKSKSRGIPIVIDADGLWLVSKEPSVIQGYQRAILTPNFMEFTRLYEAMHHQTLDSTDLRVTAQQLSIALGNVTLLLKGEEDIITDGNQVLTCSQEGSGRRCGGQGDLLSGSLGVFSHWAFSSSLNATEGMNPTLVAAFGASSLTRQCNNQAFHKYGRATTTSDMIQEICAAFKKLFET; from the exons ATGGAAGCAAAGTTGCTCCTTCGCCTCCTAACTGTAGCCTTCTGCTTTGCAGTAACTCTTCTGTATGAGAAAG TTATTGAGCGGACATATTCCCTGGGCGGAGTCGCACACAGAAGCATGGACATCCTGCCATTGGTTAAAAATATAGTTCCTCCCCTGACGTCTAAAAAGCACAAGGGACAAGATGGTCGCATAGGAATCATTGGAGGATGTCAAGA GTACACTGGAGCACCTTACTTTGCTGCCATTTCTGCACTGAAAATA ggTGCAGATCTTTCCCACGTGTTCTGCACCAAAGATGCTGCCACTGTGATTAAATCTTACAGCCCTGAGCTCATAGTTCACCCTGTGCT AGACAGTCCCAACGCTGTGGAGGAAATAGAGAAATGGTTGCCAAGACTCCACTGTTTGGTCGTGGGGCCAGGCTTGGGCAGGGAAGACAAGCTCCTTAATAATGCAAAG GAGGTAATTGAAAAATCAAAATCAAGAGGAATTCCAATAGTCATTGATGCA GACGGACTTTGGTTAGTTTCCAAAGAACCATCAGTCATTCAAGGTTATCAGAGAGCAATCCTAACACCCAACTTTATGGAGTTTACACGTCTCTATGAAGCAATG CACCATCAGACTTTGGACAGCACTGACCTTAGGGTCACTGCGCAGCAGCTGAGCATCGCACTGGGTAACGTGACTCTGCTTTTGAAAGGAGAGGAGGACATAATCACTGACGGCAACCAGG TGCTAACATGCAGTCAAGAGGGAAGTGGCCGTCGCTGTGGTGGACAGGGAGATCTGCTGTCTGGTTCTTTAGGAGTCTTTTCCCATTGGGCTTTCAGCTCATCTCTAAATGCAACTGAAGG TATGAATCCTACACTGGTAGCTGCTTTTGGCGCTTCCTCCCTAACCAGGCAGTGTAACAATCAAGCCTTTCACAAGTACGGCCGTGCCACCACCACCTCGGACATGATCCAGGAGATTTGTGCCGCCTTCAAGAAGCTTTTTGAAACCTGA
- the naxd gene encoding ATP-dependent (S)-NAD(P)H-hydrate dehydratase isoform X1, whose amino-acid sequence MLVNPTRGYHWSDAETRALLTIWGEHDVQTALDGNFRNSHVYRDVAGRLGDMGYDRTPDQCRVRVKSLKRQYFQAKKASKKNGHFAKIFRFYKDMERILSSRSSAGLDAHDMDGMGAEGDETMDGTEEDGESVDQPHESDVDAAGECSNMEYPVKIEYPPYPIPVTVGSCSSAPDVPAKQPEEQTSTMPSSSGSRRHKKRFANLSLEKLMEKFLEQSLEAEENFYRLEEQRLQAEDLRRETEHTREMHMLQMLGQMFAGLSTPTVTSPPAPQSTRNSKTASSVAHARPYGGSQSLQTSQVDYVIPSPPAAPVIERTYSLGGVAHRSMDILPLVKNIVPPLTSKKHKGQDGRIGIIGGCQEYTGAPYFAAISALKIGADLSHVFCTKDAATVIKSYSPELIVHPVLDSPNAVEEIEKWLPRLHCLVVGPGLGREDKLLNNAKEVIEKSKSRGIPIVIDADGLWLVSKEPSVIQGYQRAILTPNFMEFTRLYEAMHHQTLDSTDLRVTAQQLSIALGNVTLLLKGEEDIITDGNQVLTCSQEGSGRRCGGQGDLLSGSLGVFSHWAFSSSLNATEGMNPTLVAAFGASSLTRQCNNQAFHKYGRATTTSDMIQEICAAFKKLFET is encoded by the exons ATGTTAGTGAATCCCACCCGAGGATACCACTGGTCAGACGCGGAGACGAGAGCACTGTTGACTATTTGGGGAGAACACGACGTGCAAACTGCGCTGGACGGAAACTTCCGAAATAGTCACGTTTACCGCGACGTAGCCGGTCGTCTGGGTGACATGGGCTACGATCGGACCCCGGATCAGTGCCGGGTGCGAGTAAAGAGCCTGAAAAGACAGTACTTTCAGGCGAAAAAGGCCTCGAAGAAAAACGGCCACTTTGCAAAGATCTTCAGGTTCTACAAAGACATGGAGAGGATCCTGAGCAGCAGGTCGTCAGCAGGGCTGGATGCGCATGATATGGACGGCATGGGTGCCGAGGGAGATGAGACAATGGACGGCACTGAAGAAGATGGAGAGAGTGTGGACCAGCCACATGAATCGGATGTGGACGCTGCAGGAGAATGCTCGAACATGGAGTACCCTGTGAAAATCGAGTATCCACCCTACCCCATCCCGGTGACTGTGGGCAGTTGCAGCA GTGCACCGGATGTTCCAGCCAAGCAGCCTGAAGAACAGACCTCCACCATGCCATCCTCTTCAGGAAGCAGGCGACACAAAAAGCGCTTTGCAAACCTGTCGCTGGAGAAACTTATGGAGAAGTTTCTCGAACAGAGTTTGGAGGCAGAAGAGAACTTTTATAGACTTGAGGAGCAGCGGCTTCAAGCCGAGGATCTTCGTAGAGAGACTGAACATACTAGAGAAATGCACATGTTGCAGATGCTGGGCCAGATGTTTGCTGGTCTCAGTACCCCCACAGTCACGTCGCCACCTGCTCCTCAGTCCACTCGTAACTCAAAGACCGCTTCGTCGGTAGCCCATGCACGTCCATATGGTGGCAGCCAAAGCCTTCAAACCAGCCAGGTTGACTATGTCATCCCAAGTCCTCCTGCTGCACCAG TTATTGAGCGGACATATTCCCTGGGCGGAGTCGCACACAGAAGCATGGACATCCTGCCATTGGTTAAAAATATAGTTCCTCCCCTGACGTCTAAAAAGCACAAGGGACAAGATGGTCGCATAGGAATCATTGGAGGATGTCAAGA GTACACTGGAGCACCTTACTTTGCTGCCATTTCTGCACTGAAAATA ggTGCAGATCTTTCCCACGTGTTCTGCACCAAAGATGCTGCCACTGTGATTAAATCTTACAGCCCTGAGCTCATAGTTCACCCTGTGCT AGACAGTCCCAACGCTGTGGAGGAAATAGAGAAATGGTTGCCAAGACTCCACTGTTTGGTCGTGGGGCCAGGCTTGGGCAGGGAAGACAAGCTCCTTAATAATGCAAAG GAGGTAATTGAAAAATCAAAATCAAGAGGAATTCCAATAGTCATTGATGCA GACGGACTTTGGTTAGTTTCCAAAGAACCATCAGTCATTCAAGGTTATCAGAGAGCAATCCTAACACCCAACTTTATGGAGTTTACACGTCTCTATGAAGCAATG CACCATCAGACTTTGGACAGCACTGACCTTAGGGTCACTGCGCAGCAGCTGAGCATCGCACTGGGTAACGTGACTCTGCTTTTGAAAGGAGAGGAGGACATAATCACTGACGGCAACCAGG TGCTAACATGCAGTCAAGAGGGAAGTGGCCGTCGCTGTGGTGGACAGGGAGATCTGCTGTCTGGTTCTTTAGGAGTCTTTTCCCATTGGGCTTTCAGCTCATCTCTAAATGCAACTGAAGG TATGAATCCTACACTGGTAGCTGCTTTTGGCGCTTCCTCCCTAACCAGGCAGTGTAACAATCAAGCCTTTCACAAGTACGGCCGTGCCACCACCACCTCGGACATGATCCAGGAGATTTGTGCCGCCTTCAAGAAGCTTTTTGAAACCTGA
- the eaf2 gene encoding ELL-associated factor 2, whose amino-acid sequence MNGTAYSNFDNQEHVLKLGETFQKQPKSAFHTVRYDFKPASIDTACEGDLEVGKGEQVTITLPNLEGSTAPVTVFKGSKRPYMKECILIVNHDTGEYRLEKLSSNISVKKTRAEGSSKIQSRLEQQTTKLSQQMKSGNGGKAANNSKSSPVKEKLSPASPMDDIERELMAEARVMDQMSSGDSSSDSQSSSSSSSEDSSSSSDSDDETRPSSGRSHSVPMSTLSMPIVTSQERSEEGSGHLMNTLKNDLQLSESGSESDDD is encoded by the exons ATGAATGGGACAGCTTACTCAAACTTTGATAATCAAGAACATGTCCTGAAATTAGGCGAAACTTTTcagaaacaaccaaaaagtGCTTTCCATACGGTACGAT ATGACTTTAAACCAGCATCTATAGACACTGCATGTGAAGGGGATCTGGAAGTTGGAAAGGGAGAACAAGTCACTATAACATTGCCTAACTTGGAG GGCTCCACTGCTCCAGTTACAGTGTTTAAAGGGTCCAAAAGGCCTTATATGAAGGAGTGTATACTTATCGTAAACCATGACACGGGAGAATATCGTCTGGAGAAACTTAGTAGCAATATTTCAGTCAAAAAGACCAG AGCTGAGGGCAGCAGTAAGATCCAGTCACGGCTGGAGCAGCAGACCACGAAGCTCAGCCAGCAGATGAAGAGTGGCAATGGCGGGAAAGCCGCAAACAATTCCAAGAGCTCCcctgtaaaagaaaaactgtcTCCTGCTTCTCCCATGGATGACATTGAGAGAG AATTGATGGCTGAGGCGCGAGTGATGGATCAGATGAGCAGTGGTGACAGCTCGTCAGACTCTCaaagctcctcctcctccagcagTGAGGACAGCTCGAGCAGCAGTGACTCTGATGATGAAACTCGGCCTTCATCAGGCAGATCTCACTCTGTGCCCATGTCCACCCTCAGCATGCCTATCGTCACCTCTCAGGAACGCTCGGAGGAGGGCAGTGGACACCTCATGAACACACTCA